One region of Mycolicibacterium rhodesiae NBB3 genomic DNA includes:
- the rplO gene encoding 50S ribosomal protein L15, which yields MTIKLHDLRPAPGSKTAKTRVGRGEGSKGKTAGRGTKGTKARKNVPAMFEGGQMPIHMRLPKLKGFRNRFRTEYQVVNVGDLNKLFPKGGDVGIDELVASGAVRKNSLIKVLGDGKLTVKVNVTAHKFSGSAREKITSAGGSCTDAAGGSATDQ from the coding sequence ATGACCATCAAACTGCACGACCTGCGCCCGGCGCCGGGGTCCAAGACCGCGAAGACCCGGGTGGGTCGCGGTGAGGGCTCCAAGGGCAAGACCGCCGGCCGCGGCACCAAAGGCACCAAGGCACGTAAGAACGTCCCCGCGATGTTCGAGGGTGGTCAGATGCCCATCCACATGCGGCTGCCGAAGCTCAAGGGCTTCCGCAACCGGTTCCGGACCGAGTACCAGGTCGTCAACGTCGGTGATCTCAACAAGCTGTTCCCCAAGGGCGGCGATGTCGGTATCGACGAGCTGGTGGCATCGGGTGCGGTACGCAAGAACTCGTTGATCAAGGTGCTCGGCGACGGCAAGCTGACTGTGAAGGTCAACGTCACCGCTCACAAGTTCAGCGGCAGCGCACGCGAGAAGATCACGTCTGCGGGCGGATCATGCACCGACGCTGCTGGCGGGTCCGCGACCGACCAGTAG
- the rpmD gene encoding 50S ribosomal protein L30, with protein sequence MAELKITQVRSTIGARWKARESLRTLGLRKIRQSVVREDNAQTRGLIRAVHHLVEVEEVGDERKAKA encoded by the coding sequence ATGGCAGAGCTGAAGATCACCCAGGTGCGCAGCACCATCGGTGCGCGCTGGAAGGCACGTGAGAGCCTGCGGACACTCGGGCTGCGCAAGATCCGGCAGTCCGTCGTACGTGAGGACAACGCGCAGACGCGTGGACTCATCAGGGCCGTCCACCACCTCGTCGAAGTAGAAGAGGTCGGCGACGAGCGGAAGGCGAAGGCATGA
- the rpsE gene encoding 30S ribosomal protein S5: MAEQAGAAPAQDNRGGGRGDRDGRGRRDDRGGGRGGRDGGDKSNYLERVVAINRVSKVVKGGRRFSFTALVIVGDGKGMVGVGYGKAKEVPAAIAKGVEEARKNFFRVPLIGGTVTHPVQGEAAAGVVMLRPASPGTGVIAGGACRAVLECAGVHDVLAKSLGSDNAINVVHATVAALKLLQRPEEVAARRGLTIEEVAPAGMLRARREAEALAASAAREGTA; encoded by the coding sequence ATGGCCGAGCAGGCTGGCGCCGCTCCGGCGCAGGACAACCGCGGCGGCGGTCGTGGAGATCGTGACGGGCGGGGTCGTCGCGACGACCGTGGTGGCGGCCGTGGCGGCCGCGACGGCGGTGACAAGAGCAACTACCTCGAGCGTGTGGTCGCGATCAACCGTGTCTCCAAGGTGGTCAAGGGTGGCCGGCGGTTCAGCTTCACCGCATTGGTCATCGTCGGTGACGGCAAGGGCATGGTCGGTGTCGGTTACGGCAAGGCCAAGGAAGTTCCGGCCGCCATCGCCAAGGGCGTCGAGGAAGCGCGCAAGAACTTCTTCCGCGTACCGCTCATCGGCGGCACCGTGACCCATCCCGTTCAGGGTGAGGCCGCGGCCGGTGTCGTGATGCTGCGCCCGGCCAGCCCAGGTACCGGTGTCATCGCCGGCGGCGCGTGCCGCGCGGTGCTGGAATGCGCGGGCGTGCACGACGTCCTGGCCAAGTCGCTGGGCAGCGACAACGCGATCAACGTGGTGCATGCCACCGTTGCCGCGCTCAAGCTGCTCCAGCGTCCGGAAGAGGTGGCGGCCCGGCGTGGCCTGACCATCGAGGAAGTGGCGCCCGCCGGCATGCTGCGGGCGCGTCGCGAAGCCGAGGCGCTGGCCGCGTCGGCCGCGCGTGAGGGAACGGCTTAA
- the rplR gene encoding 50S ribosomal protein L18, translating to MATKTEASARKPVGQNVSEARRVSRLRRHARLRKKIEGTAEVPRLMVNRSSRHIHVQLINDLDGTTVAAASSIEADVRAVEGDKKAHSVRVGQLIAERAKAAGIEAVVFDRGGYTYGGRIAALADAAREGGLKF from the coding sequence ATGGCTACGAAGACTGAGGCTTCGGCGCGTAAGCCGGTGGGGCAGAACGTGTCCGAGGCGCGGCGTGTCTCGCGACTGCGTCGGCACGCCAGGCTGAGGAAGAAGATCGAAGGCACGGCCGAGGTGCCGCGCCTGATGGTCAACCGCTCATCGCGGCACATCCACGTGCAGCTGATCAACGATCTCGACGGCACGACCGTGGCCGCCGCTTCGTCGATCGAGGCGGACGTGCGCGCGGTCGAAGGTGACAAGAAGGCTCACAGTGTGCGGGTCGGTCAGCTGATCGCCGAGCGCGCCAAGGCCGCCGGCATCGAGGCGGTGGTCTTCGACCGCGGTGGTTACACCTACGGCGGACGGATCGCGGCACTGGCCGACGCGGCACGCGAAGGCGGGCTTAAGTTCTAA
- the rplF gene encoding 50S ribosomal protein L6 has product MSRIGKQPVPVPSGVDVTIDGQNVSVKGPKGTLALAVAEPIKVSRDDDGAIVVARPDDERRNRSLHGLSRTLVANLVTGVTEGYTIKMEIFGVGYRVVAKGSNLEFALGYSHPVLINAPEGVTFAVETPTKFSITGIDKQKVGQIAANIRRLRKSDPYKGKGIRYEGEQIRRKVGKTGK; this is encoded by the coding sequence ATGTCGCGAATTGGAAAGCAACCGGTCCCGGTTCCATCCGGGGTCGATGTGACGATCGACGGACAGAACGTGTCGGTCAAGGGACCCAAAGGGACTCTCGCGCTGGCGGTCGCCGAGCCGATCAAGGTGTCGCGCGATGACGACGGCGCCATCGTGGTGGCCAGGCCCGACGACGAGCGGCGCAACCGCTCGCTGCACGGACTCTCGCGCACGTTGGTGGCCAACCTCGTCACCGGGGTCACCGAGGGTTACACCATCAAGATGGAGATCTTCGGCGTTGGCTACCGCGTGGTCGCCAAGGGCAGCAACCTCGAGTTCGCTCTGGGTTACAGCCACCCGGTCCTGATCAATGCTCCCGAGGGCGTGACCTTTGCGGTCGAGACCCCGACAAAGTTCTCGATCACCGGCATCGACAAGCAGAAGGTCGGCCAGATCGCGGCCAACATCCGCCGCCTGCGTAAGAGCGATCCCTACAAGGGCAAGGGCATTCGCTACGAGGGTGAGCAGATCCGCCGCAAGGTCGGAAAGACAGGTAAGTAG
- the rpsH gene encoding 30S ribosomal protein S8, producing MTMTDPIADFLTRLRNANSAYHDEVSLPHSKIKANIAEILKSEGYISDYHTEDARVGKSLVVQLKYGPSRERSIAGLRRVSKPGLRVYAKSTNLPRVLGGLGVAIISTSSGLRTDRQAAREGVGGEVLAYVW from the coding sequence ATGACCATGACGGATCCGATCGCAGACTTCTTGACACGTCTGCGCAACGCCAATTCGGCGTACCACGACGAGGTGTCGCTGCCGCACAGCAAGATCAAGGCCAACATCGCCGAGATCCTGAAGAGCGAGGGCTACATCTCCGACTACCACACCGAGGATGCCCGGGTGGGCAAGTCGCTTGTGGTGCAACTGAAGTACGGCCCGAGCCGTGAACGCAGCATCGCGGGGCTGCGCCGGGTGAGCAAGCCCGGTCTGCGTGTCTACGCGAAGTCCACCAATCTGCCGCGCGTGCTCGGCGGTCTGGGCGTGGCGATCATCTCCACGTCGTCCGGTCTACGGACCGACCGCCAGGCAGCCCGAGAGGGCGTGGGCGGCGAAGTCCTCGCGTACGTGTGGTAG
- a CDS encoding type Z 30S ribosomal protein S14 has product MAKKALVNKANKKPKFKVRGYTRCSKCGRPHAVYRKFGLCRICLREMAHAGELPGVQKSSW; this is encoded by the coding sequence ATGGCAAAGAAGGCACTGGTCAACAAGGCCAATAAGAAGCCCAAGTTCAAGGTGCGCGGGTACACCCGGTGCAGCAAATGCGGTCGCCCGCACGCGGTTTACCGCAAGTTCGGGCTCTGCCGTATCTGTCTGCGTGAAATGGCGCATGCCGGCGAACTGCCGGGTGTGCAGAAGTCCAGCTGGTGA
- the rplE gene encoding 50S ribosomal protein L5 — protein sequence MTISESTVKTLPRLKQRYREEIKDSLQKEFDYANVMQIPGVVKVVVNMGVGDAARDAKLINGAVNDLALITGQKPEIRKARKSIAQFKLREGMPIGARVTLRGDRMWEFLDRLISIALPRIRDFRGLSPKQFDGTGNYTFGLTEQSVFHEIDVDSIDRPRGMDITVVTSATNDDEGRALLRALGFPFKEN from the coding sequence ATGACTATCAGTGAAAGCACGGTGAAGACCCTCCCGCGCCTCAAGCAGCGCTACCGCGAGGAGATCAAGGACTCGCTGCAAAAAGAGTTCGACTACGCCAACGTCATGCAGATCCCCGGCGTGGTCAAGGTCGTCGTCAACATGGGTGTCGGTGACGCCGCCCGCGACGCGAAGCTGATCAACGGCGCGGTCAACGACTTGGCGCTGATCACCGGCCAGAAACCCGAGATCCGCAAGGCCCGCAAGTCCATCGCACAGTTCAAGCTGCGTGAGGGCATGCCGATCGGTGCGCGCGTGACGCTGCGCGGCGACCGGATGTGGGAGTTCCTCGACCGCCTCATCTCGATCGCGCTGCCGCGTATCCGCGACTTCCGCGGGCTGTCGCCCAAGCAGTTCGACGGGACCGGCAACTACACCTTCGGGCTGACCGAGCAGTCGGTGTTCCACGAGATCGACGTGGACTCCATCGACCGGCCCCGTGGCATGGACATCACCGTCGTCACCTCGGCGACGAACGACGACGAAGGACGAGCGCTGTTGCGGGCGCTGGGCTTTCCGTTCAAGGAGAACTGA